In Rutidosis leptorrhynchoides isolate AG116_Rl617_1_P2 chromosome 6, CSIRO_AGI_Rlap_v1, whole genome shotgun sequence, the DNA window cattgatgatgaatattagaATGACTcaatcatgagatgtcactacatggatcgtcgtcaatagtgaatctcataatggttatgtctttgtgTTCTTAGACCTGAAATGTATATGTTGGTTTCGATTGTatgacatattatactttgatatggttaaacgttgtcctgaacaaggtagttataaaggTCATCATTGGGTATGATGTGAAGTACATGACAAACACATATAATTAAAATGGGATTTATTCCTCTACGTGAGTATGATACCACTAGGCCCCTCGATGAAAGTGAATGGATATTTACACACCCGTGTCCAAGCTATATTGATTGGTGATCAATTCTATCTTGGTGATCGCATTCAATTCTTTCTAGATCGAAAAATAGAATTAgttgacaaatgagaatgactagatCCATATCTCATGTCAACTCGGTATCGGCAATAAAGGGACAATAGACACTCAATCAttaaatcatttttaataataatgatagttcgtttagctgaaacaaacacttgtatattttcgagggcattgacgtgttgctagacgccaacatatgtctgtatagttttctagatgttatggcatgcacaagtgggagtttgttaGAATTAGTGTGCAcatcataacacaaatctatactaccaaCTATGTACAGacctatggggtcacacactttagcatttagacaccaattattatatattgttgatatataatttaTAACCTATAATTTGAAaaacattatttaattaaatatgatttaattaaatttattaaagaaaaagatttaatatgagtattaaAATAAATGGGCCGATTGATTAAAAGCAATTAGACCATGTTTTAATTTTGAGTTAAAATAATAATATGACATAATTCGGTAAATCTCGTTATGAAGAAAATGTAGATGTTACTTTTTGCTTTATTGACTTTGTCAATAAAAACCAAAAAGAGTAGATGAGAGTTTAACTCTTTTTGTGTATATTAAACTTTATGGCCCGTGAACTAAAATGTTTTTTGTTTTCTTTCTAAAGTTTTTGGTCCGTGATCAAATACAAAAGGATATGACacatatatactaatatatatatatgtgatgataGTTTAACTCTTTATGGGTCCTTGACAGTGCATCACAAAAGAAACTAAAATATCTTTTACTCTTCATCGGTAGTCTAACACATATGTGTTATTATTAAAAAGTCTAAATAATCGATTGTTGTTtgattatttaaataaaaaatacaaaggatgtggttttgatgaatttGTCAGAATAAACATAGGAAACTATGGAGATTCCTTTTCTTGTGATTATGCTTTTCAATAGGTGaaagtaatatatgatattattttcGAGTTATAACGGACTAGCATCCGATTTGTGTTGTTCgacgtgctgtgtggatcaaccatagagatattcatacactttgaatatatgtttcaagcTAGACAAAGAGAGTTCTTTCTACCGTTCTTGCATCGCTCGCTAAAGGTACATCTAAACTCCTCTTTGTGAATTTATtacttgacaattattagtggtgtaattggatcttgttgggatcgttaatcgtgtgaatgttttacttgaaagtttattataaataataaaatatgtttattattaaattaaaaatatgttTTATTTTAATCgttccgctgcgtttataaaatttaaaagtacacatgGTTTTTCCATCAACGATATCAATGAAGATGGAAGGATGGTGAACGACTTCAATGATGAGATCGTTGGAGATCGCCGTGAGAAAGTCGATGATTTTGACGACAACGATATGTGTGACGGAAACGATGATGGTGACATGAAGAAAAGGGGGATAAATAATAGCAGAGATTAATTAGTGAAGGCTTATTGCAAAGTGAAGAGGAAGATTGAAATATGGTATTTCTGTCATGTGAGGCTCTGAATATGAGAGACATATCTTTTCTACTGCTTTACCATGCAGACTTTACTTCTAGGTTAATTGTTTGGATTTGATTGAAAGTGAATGATATTTGAATAATTTAAATGTGTGAATGATATTTggattttaaattcagttgggttaaAGAATAAAATTAGGGTATGATtttgaatgatgaagatgaatgtGCATGAagatgcatgttattgaaagaaaaATGAAAGACAATTTTACTTTGTTGACATAATTTGACCAAACTGCCCTCACGCGTTGTTCACGCGATACAACTTAACGGAcaaaacttaacaatcgttaactctaAGGTCATCCATGAGATATGTTAATAGTTCGAGTTAACGAAGTCAAAAAAATAGTTTAAGGTTACATACAATGTTTGGTACAAAGTTGAAGGACTAACGATAAAATTTTGTCTTCTTAAATTGAAAAGAATGGGGTGAAAAGGAGAAGAGAGAAAATTAGAATGAAaaagaatataatataaaataagatacatgtaTTTTTGAGTTAGAAGAAGAgtaaaagaaagaaaatgaatataAGCAAAATAAACACTTTTATAATTATATCATTTGCATATATTAATTAAATTGATTTGCAAATAAATTATATGATCATATATAACATCTAGTTAATATTagtagttattaatttttttttttttattgcatattattatattatttttgaaCATGGAAAAAGTAGATAAAATACGCATCGATTATTATCTTATGTTAATATAAGTTTCAATTCAAAGAGTTGGAGTTGGATAAAGTCATTTTATAATCTCGCTTGCATACGACCCCAACCTCTTAATCGTTTTCCTCCAACCAATGTAAAAACGATACGGCTATActtattgagtcgacagcaagcgtcgatttattggctatTTGACTGActattagagcctaaattaaatttcaggccgaatttaaaacccatgaaaatttgattttaccattttcatggcgtctcaattttatttttaatgttattttattttttaaaaaaaacttttttaTACTTATTAGCCAGAGATCCGTAAAAAATGTTTTCGAATGAAGAAATGACTTATTTTTATTGTTTGATTGTTAGAGATAAAAGTAAATGTCTCTACATCTCACCTCCATACGGAAAACAATACCCATCTATGGTGTTTTTTTATTAGCCAGAGTTCGTCCCTTTCTTTAATTTCTTCTTTTTCCAGTTTGAGGTTACTCCTACTAGAACTAGAATTGAATGGCAAAAAGATTGCTCAATTCCCAGTTGTTTGTGAGCAGTAAGTTATATCTCTTTCCTCATCCCCTTTATTTATTCATACATATTTCAATTGAATTGTATTATACTGTACTTAATTGAGTATAATTGTACACAGGATTATCGTTTTACACAACAAATAAAGACTTGAAGAGATTGTTTTCACCTTTCGGTGCAATCACTGAAGGTAATATCTCatcaaatcatttttttttattttttttttattttcttgccCTAATTTTCAACATTAAATGTTGCAGCTAGACTTGTTGTTGATCCAATAACTCAGAGACCTAAAGGATTTGGTTTTGTTACATTTGAATCGGATGTTGACGCCCACaatgcattaaaagccttgaatgggaaggtattattattattgtattctaATTCTATTTTTGATGCAAAAACATATTGTTAAGCTTGAACCAGTTTTACAAGATATTTTGGGATCTAGAACTACGGTTGATGTTCAGTTAATATATATCCATGCTTAAACATATAGATTAAGTTTTAATGTCGATGCTCAATTTCTGGATTAGTAAATTAGATATTGTCATCTATGCTTGAAATCCCAATCGAGAGACCTTAAGTTAATCCAACCTGAAATATAGGTCAATAAATATTATTACAGATATAATGTGTTTTAGGAGTAACAAACAATCCGAAGTATATCTTGAGGACTTTTTAAAACTTTCACATACATTTGGTGTATCTGTTTTGTTTTCTACTTAATAATCCCACTCTATCACATCATCTGCAGTTACTGATCTTACTTTAGGTATATTGTATTTTGCTTATGTTATGACCTGTAGAGGGAAACATGGCTAATTTAGGACTGTTATGTAGCTGTTATCATTATCTTATTGTTTTTATTTATGAACTTTATCGTATTGTATGTTTATTTCAGTTTTGAATAAAGTGCGACTAACCCACGATTATCAAGTTGCTGCTATTCACTCATAAAAATCCCCAGCTACTTTTTTTTAAGAACTATCCGATCTGATTTTCTAAAATCCGTTTAAGGTCAATATTGGTTAATGAGTCAAAATCAGTTTTGTTGGGGAAAGTAGGATTTTTGGAGATTTCCAAGCATCCAACCACTAGACCACACCTTGGGGTTAAAATATTATGCTTGGTGGTAGGATCGTACATGTGCCCACTTTCACAAGCAAAGTCGGATTTAGtcggtcaaaatcggtcaaagtctAAAGTGGTCAACATTTTAATATGATCAAAAAATTGAACATATTTAAAAATGAAACAAAGCCTTCAAATTTTCTGATATGGA includes these proteins:
- the LOC139856082 gene encoding small RNA-binding protein 11, chloroplastic-like, which encodes MAKRLLNSQLFVSRLSFYTTNKDLKRLFSPFGAITEARLVVDPITQRPKGFGFVTFESDVDAHNALKALNGKIVEGRLIFVEVAKPKRTGENDATLK